The proteins below are encoded in one region of Reichenbachiella sp. 5M10:
- the polA gene encoding DNA polymerase I: MSKPEKKLFLLDAYALIYRAHFAFSKNPRINSKGVNTSAVFGFMNSLLEILKKEKPTHIGVAFDTSAPTFRHIQFPEYKAHREETPEDIRTATPLIKDILKAMNIPILLMDGFEADDVIGTIAKAAARQGFEVFMMTPDKDYAQLVEEHIYLYKPAYMGNAVDVLGIPEVLAKFEIDNVDQVRDVLGLEGDAADNIPGIPGVGKKTAIKFIKQYGSVEGLLENTADLKGKMKEKVEEFGAQGVLSKELATIKIDVPVAFDEEDLKHCEPNEEAVKKIFEELEFRTMLKRLFGDDGQSAPTPATTPKKKAAAAPTAQLGLFGAVDSSNTTDPVAESLPVEKQDITTIAHDYHLIDTPALRKSLTKYLLMQEEFCFDTETTSINPEEAELVGIAFAYQAHEAYYVPFPADQKEAQAIVEELREALESESIVKIGQNLKYDIQVMKNYGVEVKGKLFDTLLAHYLIDPDSRHKMDVLAENYLNYTCIPIEALIGKGKSQLNMRDIPVEQVVDYAAEDADITLQLRQILGADIEAQNLGKLLHEVEEPLSIVLADMEYAGVKIDTEVLGGMSKDLNELSITAQDKIFELAGQEFNINSPKQMGEVLFEKMKLVEKPKKTKTGQYATGEEILSKLASEHEIAERILEFREYQKLKSTYVDALPLLISKKDGLIHTDYRQAVAATGRLSSNNPNLQNIPIRTTKGKEIRKAFVPRSKDYKIFAADYSQIELRIIAAFAKDESMIDAFKNGRDIHATTASKVFKVPMEEMTPDVRRKAKEINFGLIYGISAFGLSQNIGISRTEAAEIIDAYFTEFPGIKRYMDDTVNQAKEHEYVETIMGRRRYLRDINSRNATVRGYAERNAINAPIQGSAADIIKVAMINIHDWMKKEKLKSKMTMQVHDELVFDAHVDELDLLKTKVEEFMKNAIQLDVPMEIGMGVGDNWLEAH; encoded by the coding sequence ATGAGTAAACCTGAGAAGAAATTATTCCTGCTGGATGCCTATGCGCTGATCTATCGTGCCCATTTTGCGTTTAGCAAAAACCCGCGTATCAACTCAAAGGGAGTCAATACCAGTGCAGTTTTTGGCTTCATGAACTCTCTGTTGGAGATTTTGAAAAAGGAAAAACCTACTCACATTGGTGTTGCATTTGACACGAGTGCGCCGACCTTTCGCCACATTCAGTTTCCCGAATACAAGGCGCATCGCGAAGAGACGCCAGAGGATATCCGTACGGCCACTCCACTGATCAAGGACATACTCAAAGCCATGAATATTCCAATCCTGCTGATGGACGGATTTGAGGCGGATGACGTCATTGGTACGATTGCCAAGGCAGCTGCGCGCCAGGGTTTCGAAGTGTTCATGATGACACCTGACAAGGACTATGCGCAACTGGTAGAGGAGCATATCTATCTCTACAAGCCCGCCTATATGGGCAATGCCGTAGATGTACTCGGCATCCCCGAAGTACTTGCTAAGTTTGAGATAGATAACGTAGATCAGGTACGCGATGTGCTCGGACTAGAAGGAGACGCAGCAGACAACATTCCAGGCATCCCTGGGGTCGGAAAGAAAACCGCCATCAAATTCATCAAACAATACGGTTCGGTAGAGGGCTTACTCGAAAATACGGCAGACCTCAAAGGCAAGATGAAAGAAAAAGTCGAGGAGTTCGGTGCGCAAGGGGTATTGTCCAAGGAGCTTGCCACCATCAAAATCGACGTGCCTGTAGCCTTTGACGAAGAAGACCTCAAACACTGCGAACCCAACGAGGAGGCTGTCAAAAAGATATTTGAAGAACTGGAGTTTCGTACAATGCTCAAGCGGCTCTTCGGGGACGATGGACAATCGGCCCCTACACCTGCCACCACACCCAAAAAGAAAGCAGCTGCTGCTCCGACGGCACAGTTGGGGCTATTTGGTGCGGTGGACAGTAGTAATACAACCGACCCAGTAGCGGAGAGCTTGCCCGTCGAAAAGCAAGACATCACCACCATAGCACATGATTACCATCTCATCGATACGCCAGCCCTCAGAAAGTCACTCACGAAATACCTGTTGATGCAGGAGGAGTTTTGTTTTGACACAGAGACGACCAGTATCAACCCTGAAGAAGCCGAACTCGTGGGGATTGCTTTTGCCTATCAGGCCCATGAGGCATATTACGTGCCGTTCCCCGCGGATCAAAAAGAAGCACAAGCCATCGTAGAGGAGCTGCGCGAAGCACTAGAGTCTGAATCCATCGTCAAGATCGGACAAAACCTCAAGTACGACATTCAGGTGATGAAGAACTACGGTGTGGAGGTCAAGGGAAAATTGTTTGACACCCTACTCGCTCACTATCTCATCGACCCAGACTCTCGACACAAGATGGACGTGCTGGCGGAGAACTATCTAAATTATACCTGTATCCCGATCGAGGCACTGATAGGGAAAGGCAAGTCACAGCTCAACATGCGCGACATTCCTGTCGAGCAAGTCGTAGACTATGCGGCAGAGGATGCTGATATCACACTGCAACTCAGACAAATACTCGGAGCAGACATAGAAGCGCAAAATTTGGGCAAACTGCTGCATGAGGTCGAAGAACCACTCAGTATTGTGCTTGCAGACATGGAATATGCAGGTGTCAAGATCGATACTGAAGTACTCGGCGGGATGTCCAAGGATCTCAACGAACTCAGCATCACTGCGCAAGACAAGATTTTTGAGTTGGCGGGGCAGGAGTTCAACATTAACTCTCCCAAGCAGATGGGCGAAGTATTGTTTGAGAAAATGAAATTGGTCGAGAAACCCAAGAAGACCAAGACAGGACAGTATGCAACTGGAGAAGAAATCCTCTCCAAACTCGCCAGCGAACATGAGATCGCCGAGCGCATTTTGGAGTTTAGAGAATACCAAAAACTCAAATCCACCTACGTGGATGCATTGCCACTGCTGATCAGCAAAAAGGATGGCCTGATCCATACAGACTACCGCCAAGCGGTCGCAGCGACGGGTCGTCTTAGCTCCAACAATCCCAACCTGCAGAACATCCCGATCCGAACGACCAAGGGCAAAGAAATCCGCAAGGCATTTGTACCGAGGAGCAAGGACTACAAAATCTTCGCAGCGGATTACTCACAGATCGAGTTGCGTATCATTGCGGCATTCGCCAAAGACGAAAGTATGATCGATGCGTTCAAAAACGGTCGAGACATCCATGCGACGACTGCCTCCAAGGTATTCAAAGTACCAATGGAGGAGATGACACCCGACGTACGCCGCAAGGCCAAGGAGATCAACTTCGGCCTGATCTACGGCATCTCTGCGTTTGGGCTATCCCAAAACATAGGCATCAGTCGTACAGAAGCTGCGGAGATCATCGATGCGTACTTCACGGAGTTTCCAGGGATCAAGCGTTACATGGACGATACCGTCAACCAGGCCAAGGAACACGAGTATGTCGAGACGATCATGGGGCGTAGACGCTACCTAAGAGACATCAACTCTCGCAATGCTACAGTGCGCGGCTATGCCGAGCGAAACGCCATCAATGCCCCGATACAAGGGAGCGCGGCAGACATCATCAAGGTCGCAATGATCAACATCCACGATTGGATGAAAAAAGAAAAACTCAAGTCCAAGATGACCATGCAGGTACATGATGAATTGGTCTTCGATGCGCACGTCGACGAGCTCGATCTGCTCAAAACCAAAGTGGAGGAGTTCATGAAAAACGCCATCCAACTGGACGTCCCGATGGAGATCGGGATGGGGGTGGGTGACAACTGGCTAGAAGCGCATTAA
- a CDS encoding T9SS type A sorting domain-containing protein — protein MRKIIATAILLISAIYVGYAGSIASVQSGDWNDPATWGGAVPGTGDDVTVSHDVTINSSLVVNSLTFGQAYYPNPDIGTLVIGSNSIVTVTTGETNLNRSGNVLTVEEGSSLVKTSGDFKVSAQATVAINGGVEVQNGDFTVSGGNNSTLIVAESGSLAVSGEFTYAHSNQTIDILGNVTVGSMKASGGSGTTFNIGSTATFTITNALTITTTQSFLVNGDFNIGSVSVTGGSPIFEIGEGGSMNVFGNFDLASSGGLDISAGSGTVSVGGDMNIAGGASANVDGTLAVDGNLSIESDGNRITGSGSVSATTADCPGDDCGIGDEDEVTSAPAPAPEPEDPSLPVELMSFVLSADQNSVSITWETATEINNDRFNVYRSDDGEDFELIYTVDGHGTTNDIQRYGYTDYPGLSGVYFYQLEQVDYDGKNEFFNVKQVAFGTASQTQNLTIYPVPLSANEDFYVSYPETNEVVTAKIYDLSGSLSLALTAERQQNRIRFMSAELGLQSGIYIVQIQVGQNITTQKIRLQ, from the coding sequence ATGAGAAAAATTATAGCGACAGCAATTTTGCTGATTTCAGCGATTTATGTGGGGTATGCAGGTAGCATTGCATCTGTTCAGAGTGGCGATTGGAACGATCCAGCTACTTGGGGAGGTGCAGTGCCAGGAACAGGAGATGATGTCACCGTCTCACATGATGTGACGATTAACTCTAGTCTTGTTGTGAACTCCTTAACGTTTGGACAGGCATATTACCCTAATCCTGACATAGGAACTTTAGTGATTGGGTCAAATAGTATTGTTACGGTTACGACTGGGGAAACGAACCTGAATCGAAGTGGGAATGTGCTTACAGTTGAAGAAGGTTCTTCATTGGTTAAAACTAGTGGTGACTTTAAAGTATCAGCACAAGCCACTGTGGCAATCAATGGCGGTGTAGAGGTTCAAAATGGGGACTTTACAGTTTCGGGAGGGAATAACTCTACCTTGATTGTCGCTGAAAGTGGATCTCTTGCTGTAAGTGGTGAATTTACTTATGCTCATAGTAATCAAACGATAGACATCTTAGGAAATGTTACAGTTGGTTCAATGAAAGCTAGTGGTGGAAGCGGAACAACTTTTAATATTGGTTCTACGGCTACCTTTACAATTACCAATGCCTTAACTATCACTACGACACAAAGCTTTTTAGTAAATGGTGATTTTAATATTGGGAGTGTTTCTGTGACAGGAGGTAGCCCGATTTTTGAAATCGGTGAGGGAGGATCAATGAATGTTTTTGGGAATTTTGATTTGGCTAGTTCTGGAGGATTGGATATAAGTGCTGGATCTGGAACGGTAAGTGTCGGTGGTGACATGAACATAGCTGGAGGGGCAAGTGCGAATGTAGATGGTACACTTGCCGTTGATGGAAATTTGAGCATTGAGAGTGATGGGAATCGAATTACAGGTTCAGGTAGTGTGTCTGCAACTACTGCAGATTGTCCTGGTGATGACTGTGGAATTGGGGACGAAGATGAAGTAACTTCAGCACCTGCCCCTGCGCCTGAACCAGAAGACCCATCTCTGCCTGTCGAGCTTATGTCATTTGTCCTTTCTGCAGATCAGAACAGCGTATCTATCACTTGGGAGACAGCGACTGAAATCAACAACGACCGTTTCAATGTGTATCGTTCGGACGATGGCGAAGATTTTGAGTTGATCTATACGGTAGATGGGCACGGGACGACCAACGACATACAGCGCTATGGTTATACGGATTACCCAGGCTTGTCGGGAGTCTATTTCTATCAGTTGGAGCAGGTGGATTATGATGGGAAAAACGAATTTTTCAATGTCAAGCAGGTTGCTTTTGGGACAGCAAGTCAGACACAAAATCTCACGATATACCCTGTGCCACTTTCGGCCAATGAGGATTTTTATGTGAGCTACCCAGAAACCAATGAAGTGGTCACTGCTAAAATCTATGACCTTTCTGGGAGTCTCAGCCTTGCGCTCACAGCGGAGCGCCAACAAAACCGAATTCGATTCATGAGTGCTGAGCTGGGCTTACAATCGGGGATCTACATCGTACAGATCCAAGTTGGACAGAATATTACAACCCAAAAAATCAGATTGCAATAA